One Excalfactoria chinensis isolate bCotChi1 unplaced genomic scaffold, bCotChi1.hap2 Scaffold_81, whole genome shotgun sequence genomic window, ttttggtgtttttgatgtttttggtggttttggtgttgtttattttttaatccagtCCAATGTAATAAATTCTCAGTCATAGAAGTGATGAATTTTTAAGGTCTCGCTGCTGTTGGACCACACTCCACTTGAACATCAAGTGGAGCAGGAGGTAGCCTTCATCCAGAAAGGTGGAATCTTGATTAGATGTTGCTGTCTTATGGAGAGGAATCTTGGCATCCCCCAGGCTGAGccaacacacatgcacagattTCTAGATGGTGACCATAACTTTCTgccactgctcctgctgcttcatCATCAGTATCCAGCAGGAGATCACGAAGCAATGGAGGCACGGTGGTATCCAGGTCATCATCTGAAACTTCTTCCaccagattggaagggaccagtCCTCTTGTGCCGTCCGTCAGCTCTCCCAGAAACCAGCCATCCTCATCCATGTCTCCACAGATGTAAATGTATTGTCCAGCTGTCAGTGGAAGCTCATTTTCTGGGTCCTCATTAGGGCCATCAAAAGGATCGTAGCTGTGACGAGCTAAGAATCTTCGTATTAGTGGTGATGTTGGTCTGCAAGAATGCATGCTGCAGACTGCCATTGGCCACACTTTTGATTCCCCCTGCTTTTCCTGGGGGTTGGAGCATTCCTGTTCAGGAtttctgtgcagcctcagctctttccCATTCTCCTGGAGCTGCACGCATTTCTCGTCCAGACGCTTGCCGAGCGCTCCAAGTTTGACCTCAGCCTGCTGGAGACTCTGCAGCTTCTGGCACACTTCTGGAGAGCATCCCTCTCTCAGCAGCTGGTTCTGGGCCTTCAGGGCCTGGAACTGCCTctccaggttgctcagaactTGTAGGGGGCAGCTACACTGttccagcagcttgctgcttgtgctgcctgggaaccccaggtcttccttggccgtctcattctccttttccaaattCTGTCCCTGCGGCTGGTTGActtcctctgccttctctgtgTCCTCTTCAGATGTGGAAGAGGCCTCCTTGAGCTGATGGActctttcccacagctgctgggtaCGGAGGCTGAGCGTACGCGTCTTGTCCTTCAGccactccacctcctcctgcatctgctgagagcttctgctcctcagcaggcagctctcctcTTCAGGGAGGATGCACTGTCTCTGCAGTTCCTTCGGCTTCCTCTGCAGATGGACGttttgctcctgcagctccctgcgcTCAGGTGGGCAGGCCTCTTGTTGATCTGCAGCCTGAACACCCACCTCTGCTACAGCCCGATGGCAGGCCCTGGCCTCGTTGCAGGAGGCGGGTGGCTGCCCCTCCCCGTGCTCCAGGATGTACTGCAGGAAgtgtcttctctgctcctgcagctcacgCTGGAGGCGCAGGGTATGGGCTGCCTGCTCTCCGCGGgacttccagcagagctgccgcTGGACTTCCAGCTGCATTCTGCGgtccactctgctgctgccgctcttcagcagcacctctgtCAGCTGCCGCTGCAGATGCCATGCCTGGCGGATGGTGTCATTGCGGCGCTTCTGCATCAGCTCCTGCATCTGGCACAGTTGGgcctccttctcctgcagcagttggcggatctctgctttccactgcctCAGGCTCTGCTCCCGCTGGCACTGCAGCTTTGATACCCGTTCCTGCTCCCACTTGGAGAGCAGTCGGTCGGACAGCAGCTGCCGCTCCCGCTCTGCCGCCTCCTGCCGCTCACGTCTCTCGCTGGCCCAGCGGCGTTGCAGCTCCATGGAGCGGAGCTGCTCGCCCTCCAGCTGGtcctgcagtgcctccagctcctgcctgttCTCCTCCCGCCACGCAGGACAGGcggggggctgtgctgggccccgGCGAGGAGAGGGCCGGCTGCCCAGGAGCCCCAAGTCTTCCTTGGCTGTCTCTGGCACCTAGAaccagaaaatcatagaataacagaatggtttgtgtagGAAGGGGTCTCCAAGATTCTCCCGTTCCAAGcccatgccatgggcagggacagctTCCACTAGGTCAGGATGCCCAAAGGtgcatccagcttggcctgGAGCACTGCCAGTGGTATGGcaaccacagcctctctgggcaacctgtgccagcgcCTCTGCACCCTCACGGTGCCCcatctttcttccttatatctcaTCCAGATCTCCCCTCTTCTACTTTTAGGGTGTTGTATCACCACCCTCCCTTACAACCagttcctctccagctttctcctGGTCTCCTTCAGGCACTGGAGGGCTGCTCTTTGGTGTCGCCAGAAATTCccctccccaggctgaacaatccctaTTCTCTCAGTGTGTTATCTCACCTGGACGTGAGTGTTCTTCACAGCCGGTCGCCTggagccctgctctgcacgGTGGTGGCACAGAGCTCCTTCTCTGTCCTGGGAGCAGGATGTTCCATGGCTTTCTGTGTGAGGGGACttgccctcccagctccccacgATGTACTGGTTGAAGAGCctcctctccagctccagctgatgctggaggtggcggatgcaggcaggctgctcACCATCCGTCTCCCAGCGCAGCTTGCTGAGGAcgtcctgcagctgggcaggggcCTCCCTGCTGCACCTGGCGGGGTTCCTCAGCACCttggccagctgctgctgcagctcccgaGCCCGGCGCAGGGCCGCATCGCACTcacgctgcagcagctcctttgttGCCTGCAGCTCGGCCTCCTTCCAGCGCAGCAGCTGCCGGGTCACCGTCGCCCGCTGCCGCTGCTCCCACTCCTTCAGCCGCTGCTCTTCCTGggcctgctgcttctcccaggcaCAACGCAGCTGGTCGACCAGCAGCTGCCGCTCCCGCTCTgccacctcctgcagctcacaTCTCTCAGCAGCCCAGCGgcgctgcagctcctggcagtgGAGCCGCTCGCCCTCCAACTGggccttcagcacctccagctcccagctgttcTCCCGCTGCACAGCGCAGGCCGGGGGCTGTGCCGGGCCTCGGCGGGGAGAGGGCCGGCCGTACTTGGCTTGTCCCCGTCCCGCGCTGTCTCGCAGCATGGCCACGGGGATCTGAAAAGACCCTTGGCCTCCAAAAGCTGTGGCCAAAGGCCACCGACAGTCGCTCTCCTTTGTGGGGTCTGCAAGGACAGCTGCCCCTGACCCCGTAGCGCCCACTGCCTCTCGTCCCTGTCGCAAGGGTGTGCAGACAGTGAATGCCGTGGGGGTGCTGCGCCAGtggccttctgtgctgtgtgctggcccAGCTCATAATGGAGGGTGGGGCAGTGGCCTTCAGTGCTATTGGACAGTGCGACCCTGTGCCCCCTGCACATAATGGAGGGCGGGGCAGTGGCCTTCTGCGCTGTGGGGCAGTGCGGCCTTCTGGCCCAGCACCAAATGGAGGCTGGGGCACAGTGGCTTTAAGCGGTGTTGGGCGGAACCGCCTCCTACAGTGCTGGGCTGTACGGACCACCTTTCGTGGCGCTGGGATGCGTGGACTTCTCTGGCACTGGAGAAGAACAGCAGCGGGTCGTCCAGTTCACTGTGGTTTCCATTTAGATGGCAATAAAGGAAACATCTCACCATACCTACGAGCTAGTTAAGTTAAAAGAACCTGGTTGCCGGTGTACCCTGCtcgaggagctgctggagcagacaGCCAGGCTGCTGCAAGATATCAGCAACCCGAGGAGCTCTTGGGAATCTCTGAGGGAGACAGACAGGAGGAGGTGTGAGCCTACTTCCACCGCAGACACGCAGCCTCATCCTGAGTCCCTGCGAGTGGGAGTAGCCAATCCAGCTGCTCATCTGCAGGTCAGAGATCTAGACAGCCCGAGAGGGGAAAGGGGCTGGAGCCTCGTCTCTACTCTAAGCAGAAGGAAGCGTCTGCTCCCAAGCCCCCATGGTGCTGCCAACCCCTGCAGTGTCCCCTGCAGCGTCCCTGAGTGAGAGATTTGAGGTGTGAGAGGCagactgtgtttttgcagtggaaatagccagtatttctgtttgtagCTTAAGTtgcttttcacagagaaagCTTCCAAACAGAGTAAACTTGAGACTAGGGCATTCTGACCATAGTAAAATAAGCACAGGCATCAGGTGAGGTAATTATGTAGGGTAGGGGAGAGTCCGGTACAGGACAGAAGTAGTGCAGGCTGTTGAAAACATTGCCCTCCTCTCGATGTAAGAAGCACAGAACATGCCCAAAGACAATGGGTTGCTAACAGACATTGTGTGGAAGTGTAACGTAGCTGTGGAAGTGTAACGCAGTAAGAGCTTCGGTAGACTGTGAGCCTGAGATGCTCGACCAGTGGGTGCCAGGAGAGGCTCTACCTGCGCCAGACCCAGGGTATATAACAGAATGGGTTTCACCGACAAGTTGTGCAATTGTCAGCAGTGGGCGCACACactactgcagtgctgaataaaCAGCTCTTCACAGAGAGCTGTTATATAATAAACAATGCTGAATAAACAGTTCTTCTTTCCTGACTGGAAATTCTTGAGTGTGTTCCTCACAGAGGCTCTTGCACAGGAGAGGGATGAAGGTCTGCAAAGTGGTCCAAACTCATGCCTTGAGAAGCACACTGAGAATACAGGGAGTAACAAGCACAGGGAGCGAGGCCGGTCAGGTCACTGCCTCAACACCAGTGTCACCAAAAACGGGCGGAGAGTCTTAGTAACTGGGGACTCCTTGCTGGGGGGCACTGAGGCTCCCATTTGCCACCCAGATAATCTCTCCAGTGAGGCACGCTCTCTTCCAGGGGCACATGTTAGAGACAGTGGGAAGGCTCCACCATGGCTCATTAAACCGGAAGACTGCTATCCTTCTGTTGTCATTCAGGCTGGGTCCCAGGATGCTGCAATGAGGAAACTAAAGAATGTTCAACAGGACTTTGCATCCCTTGGAAAGATGCTGAAGGGATCAGGGATGCAGGTAGCATTCTCCTCTGTCCTTCCAGTGGACGGCTGGGACCCAGGAAGATGGAGGAGAACATGCTGGCTGAGGGGGTGGTGTCTTGATCAAGGCTTTGGGTATTTGGATCTCGGGCAGGCCTTTGAGAAACTGGGTATGTGGGCTCCTGATGGACTCAACTGAGTGAGTGGGGCAGAAGTGTGCTGGGGAACAAGCTCTCTGGATTGACTACCAGGGCTTTAAACTGGGTCtgaggggggaagggaggggagttAGATGTGACAGGGTTACAGGTATGAGGATTACAGATGTGAGGATTACAGGTATGTAGTGAGGATTACAGGTAtgtagtgaagctgtgcagggagaagattaggaaagccaaagagcagctagaactgagcttggctgctaaggtaaaggagaacagtaaatatttttataaacacatcaacagcgagaggaaggctagggaaaatctccaCCCCTTGTTGGATGCTGAGGGCAACTTAGTCACCAAGGATCAGGATGAGGCTGAGctacttaataccttctttgcttcagtctttaatagtaaaacttgttgctccctgggaacacaggcCCCTGCACTGGTAGATGGAGGGGGAACAGAATAAGCCCTGCATTATCCACTATGAGATAGTTTTGGACCTGTTTCAAAAGCTGGATGtttacaagtccatggggcctggatggattgcaccctagagttTGCGCCTAGAGtttcctgcattttggtcacaacaaccccaggcaatcctacaggcttagggaggtgtggctggaaagctgcctgatggaaagggaccttggtgtgctgatggacagtcagctgaatatgagccagcagtttgcccaggtggccaagagggccaatggcaacctggcttggatcaggaatggtgtggtgagcaggactagggaactcatcctgcccctgttctcggcactggtgaggcctcatcttgAGTGCTGTGTACACTTTTGggcagtacaaaaaagacatggaggtgctggagcaggtccagagaagggcaacaaggcttgtgaaaggcttggagaatcaaccctatgaggagaggctgaggaatctggggttgtttagtctggggaaaaggaggctgaggggagaccttatggcTCTCTtgcagtatctgaagggtgcttacagtgagagcaggacaagtctcttctcactggtgacaagtgacaagatgagaggaaatggcctcaagttgtgccagggcaagttcaggttggacattaggaaacacttctttacagaaagggcagttaaacactggaatgggctcccagggaggtggttgagtcaccgtcactggatgtgtttaagagcagtttggatgtggtgctcagggatatgatttagcagagggttattagagttagggtactggttaggcaGTGgtaggacttgatgatcttcgaggtcttttccaacctgggtaattctatgattctatgaagcttgGAAATGTCTAACTTGATAATCCATATCCAAGAACTTGTCCCGTGCAGGGTCTCACAGGAAATGAGGTAGAGGGGACCTGACAACCAACgagcaaaccagctgctgctgctggcctctcagaggcactggcagatgGGAGCCTGAAAGCAAAAACCCAGCCAGAAGCCCAAGGATGGCCTGTCAACTGCTGCAGGCTGATGGCACCACACATTCTGTTGATCacctgtgtgcttcctgctggactgtgggtttctgagaacatccgaCCCCGTCAGCTCCAAATGAAGGAGGgcagacagagtcactgcatgtcctttattctgtaaggttcacagagagcctggttcattaTGTACAATGTGTATGGGCTACACTACAAAGGTACAAACTGAGTAGGAATTTATTTGcctaatatatataaaaagaataataatgaattCCACATATAAAATGTACAGAACAATCAATAAAATATAGCTTGATTCAGAAAGAAGCTGTATTACATGTCATGAATCTGAAAACATGGGCagttcactgcttttgaaacacatctggtcatcactttcctcactgcatccttgacctcccggttcctcatgctgtagatgagggggttcagtgttggaggtaCCACTGTGTACAGAAGTGCCAAaatcaggtccatggatggggaggaaagggagaagggcttcaggtaggcataaaagacagtgctgagaaacatggagaccacggccaggtgagggaggcacgtggagaaggctttgtgccgtccatgctcagagggcatcctcagcacggcaaggaagatctgcacataggacgcgactatgaaaacaaagcacccagaagctaaactggcactaaaaatgacaagcacaacttccctgagatttgattctgggcaggagagcttgaggatctgggggatttcacagaaaaactggttgacaacattccCTCGACaaagaggcagtgaaaatgtactggcagtgtgcatCAGGGAATAGAGAAacccagtgccccaggcagctgctgccatagTGACACAAGtactgctgtccatcaaggtcccgtagtgcaggggcttgcagatggcaacgtagcgatcataggacatgatggtgagaaggaaatattctgctgagaggaagaagagaaagaaaaagaactgtgtagcacatcctgcgtaggagatggccctggtgtcccagagggcgttggccatggctttggggagagtggtggagatgcagcccaggtcgaggagggccaggttgagaaggaagaagtacatgggggtgtgcaggcagcggtcgcaggctacggctgtgctgatgaggctgttgcccaggagggcagccaggtagatgcccagcaagagccagaagtgcaggagctgcagctgccgcatGTCTGCCaagggcagcaggaggaactcattgatggagctgctgttgggcatctgctgttgctgggcttggagtcctgctcagagtgcagaagataatgacaaatccagaccattctcagacacTCCTACTGCTATACTATaaaattttccctttccctaTGGATACTGTTCGTTTAACTCCAGAGCTcgaatttattttcatgagtttCACCATCCCTTAAGGAGTAGAAGATTTGGGagctctttgtttcttctaattTCCTAATCATGTCCAAGCCTCCTAGATATTTTCCTCTGTACTCCAGCTTCTCTTCGAGACCCCAGCCCCAGTCTGTGTGCtctttcatttgtctttgaGAAATCTGCCAGTTTGCAAGACAAGTGAACTActaatgtctgcagaaaatgaagagaacagaaactgaTTGTAtcatttcaggaaggaaaggctgaaagcaTAGCCTCTGTGATTGTTGAGAAAACAACGGATGGACGGAAGAAATACTGATGTGTCTCATAGCTGTGTTCAAATTTGACAGCCCCTATGAGACTTCTGCCTCCAATCCTTTCTGTcttccctcagaacaggaaatgaaaaatccctgccctggctctcctcttgcaaagtaccctcacaaacattctgttgtgcagtggagctgtgatcccctgccccaggcagcagctgtggcagcacaagccctgccggggggctccttccccccacatgtctccccgcagcaccctgggcagctccccgggcaggctgagtgctgagcctggcaggcggcagagtcccatagccagcacacagcccctggggcacagcagggaccctgctctgcaggacacaCATGGgcacccacctgcagccccggctgcacagcctgcagccatgctgggacacgcagccctcagggctgtgctctgaaactgcagaatggaagccctcagctggagcagaaggcttttcaCACAGTAAATTAACATGCAGAGcatgcagccagatctgctatgggatgtccctgGTTTGATAActctctatgaaaagcagctgcatagactgcagtgagacttaccgtgtcatggtCTGTGTGCAATGCTTTTGCTTTGAgatcacagcctgctcacaccatacacatcctgtaagctctctttcccctttctctcctctccagtaagctgcaggctgtgctgtgcacaagagctgctcctgggcttAGCTGTGTCTCCACAGTGCTGCCCATgtgtatgagctccctgtgtcccatgagcctggcccagctcagcagcagaggatgtcattgttatccttcccactcgtctcccctgagatgtccctgggtcTTCTTGGCAAagagctcctgaaagacaacagcatcatgactgtacTTAGAAATCTGTTGAAGTAAACACCAGATGTCCAGTGGACAGTGACTAATTCCAGATATATGGGGAGTCCTACTAGgtagtgtttgctgaaacaaataCGTCACACAGACAAGGACGGGGAGGGTTAAGCTTCCCCTGTGATGGACAGTGATCCAGCTGGGGTACTGCAAGCGCCTCATCTCTTCCTGCAAACCCTGGGCCAGAAATGGGATTCAGATCCCCACAGACATGCAGGATCATTCGTATTCCTCTGGTTCAGGTCAGATGTGCACAAGGagttgcctgcatgtgagctcctgctctgagtcctcGGTCAttcagcagggaggcagttgctcacacacagacactggGTGATGCCCAAGGTGCCTGGAGTGCATCTGGATGTGTGCCAGTGCTTGTAAACCACGTGGGAAATCCCTGAGATCgacacctccttcctgagcatcagctgaggGACAGATAGGGGATAGCACCGGCTGTCTGGTGAACTCACATGCAACAGCaagtgcagcacagggccttcaggaaagccatgcccATGGTGTGTCCATGTTGCTACGTCAAGACCAAGACCCACGATTGGTATAATGTCTGTGTGCCACCTTCTGTACACTAATACCAGAGATGAGCTATCCAGTCAGGCTCTGTCCAATGATGCTTTCCAATTACGATGTTTACTTCTGTGGTTGTGCACTACTGCAAACACCAACACACAATAAGCTAGAAATCTTGGTAGAGATGCAGGCCAGGGCTCCTGTTTGGACCACAGGGACACAGTTTAATGGCTTCCACGACTGCACTGTAGCACAAGGGGGATACAGGGTCTTTACGAGGGATGTCcgaggagagaaggaaggatgaCTGCCCactgtgagagtgcactgagctctgcctggagaagcaagagcagccaggtcagagctaatggaaatggaaaacagaggaGACCATCAGTGCCTGTTCCTGTCCTTCTGATCAGGGAGAGGAAGTGGAAGGTGCCCTCGGCTAACTGATGGGAGCTTGATGCTGTCAGAACCTTGTCCCATTTGGGGGCCTTTTTGACTCCAGTATcttctgcagggacagcacagaaGGGCATGTGCCATCCAGAAGATCTCAGGAGATCACAGATGGCAGCTTCTTGACCAAGCCATGGAGGAAGCAAAGAGGAGAGGTTctctgctggatctcatgcTCTCTGGCAAGGAAGGTCTGGTGAGGAATGTGAAGGTCAAAGGAGCATCAGACCTTGTGCAAGATACAAATGGGTctctatttatctatctatctatctatctatctatctatctatctatctatctatctatctatctatcgACCATAAGCTTAAAGGATGTTCATTAATGTcaataaaactgaaacagataattgaagacaaacacagaaatcaatgaaaatgtgttaaccCTTCTCAACATGAGATCTTCTCACTAGACCTGTTCCATTTTGAGTTGTAAAAATGAGCATTTAGGGGATTttgtgtcttctttttttttcccctgcaattACGATGTTTTCCAGAACTGTGTTTGCAGAACACAGATGCCTTCAGGGACAGGGACACAGACAGTGGTGCCAGAGCCAATGCCCTGTGACTAAAGCCCGGCATCTgttgctgctcttccctgcttCCTATTTGATGTCCCTCATCCTCCAGGAGTCTCCAGCTCTCCTAAATAAATAGCCATGGCTAAGGGCATGTTTTCAGCAGGCCATTTGGACATGCGCTCCTTCCACTGCCTTTCAGATTTCCCCATCCCTTGCTTTTTGTTCACTCAGATACCTCCCAACTGTCTGactgatttctgactttcagggATATTACTGGAATTTGCTCCATCTCTCCAAAGTCTGATGGATTCTGTTGTCAACTCCTTCACCGTGATTCTACTTATCCCATCCTATCTGTGACTATCTCATTTCTTGTACAGatattccctgtgaaagacaaacctcaatagaTGAAGcatggacatggcatgcagtcAATTGGTGTGTTTTagtgttcattcaattgcatttcctttccttctgattgttggccaaaaaaaaaaataaagagaaatctttccttGCCCATGCGCAGCTGGATCTCTGAGGAAAACCAGTGGGAGTTGGTGCAAAGGTGATTTAAAATTGAGAGGGTGACTGTAGAGGAAatgagtgatgtgaggaaaagtgatgcaagtcccatggggccaatgtgagtacAACTGGATTGGGAAGGTTGAGAATGAACTTTGttcacacagtaacagaatagaacCCATTTGGGACACCCTGGAGTGACATGAGTTGCAAAGTGCTGCTTGAATATCTTGTTTAAACCcaattataaataaatagacaagaaatgtctgctggattcttcctctttaagctCTTTCCAGATagctctccattttgctgaacaagttctgatAACCTGAAGATGATGATAGGAAGGCACAGGGCAAAAGACACAGGAGAGCTCTTGAGGTGGTAAGGGGCCCCAGGGGGCATTTgctgctgagtccatcaacctccagtgcagaatGAAGACTGCACAAAGCTCTCAAcgagacaaaggcagaagtaacagtgaagtttcttggagtatGAATGGGTCCACTGAGGGCCATTATCAAGCAAGCTTCCCtagggacttgttagagcagataactggaagccatgactacaggcaggcaaagacactggcatggtggctctaATGCAGAGAAACCCCTCCTTTGTCTTACGAAGCAGACAGGCCATGACTGGATTCCCAGGCCCTTGGCAGGGATATTCTGTCCCTCATGTTGCCTGAGGGCCCTTCctgggcagtgggatggaggtttgcatgatgtcaaatgaaagacacagggacagaagatcccaggctctgcatgggctgcagggacactgtgaggttcatgtcccatgtgtgccctgtgtctcactgcaggatgtgggatgtgagaagggcccagtgTGAACAAGTATTCAATCCCAATGAacctctgaacttcagatctctcagtttcAGTGCCcacctttgcacaccctcccatagtttgatgtcctttatgttctgtggtgcccagaagtgctaccagtgctccaggtgaggctgtagcagtgcagagcagagagggatgatCCTTTCTGtcacccagctggcaatacCTTGCTTGTTGCAGTCCAGGAAGCTGCTGgctttcctggctgcctgggcacactgctgactcacattcatTTTGATGTTGAACAGGACCCCCAATCCTTCTCAGTCAGACCGctctccagtgtcccatatccagtcagtgtgtacGTTCAGGGTTGCCCCTACCCGGGTGCACAATCGGGCACTtgttatactttatgcacttggtgctgaGTACCAACCGGTACCCAGTTCTCTGACTTGCCCACATTTCTCTTcaagtcctctccaccctcagtggAGGAACACAGTacctcctcatctggtatcACCAGCGAACTTTCTCGGAACAACTTCTAatcctgcatgcaagtcatctGCAAAATCATGAATGAGAAGTGgtcctaaaatggagccctgggtaACCCTGCTAAtgaccatctaccagcctgaTGGAACCCATTGACTataatcctttgggcctgactTAATGGCCAACTGCTAGCCTGACCCTTGACTTATTCAGATGCCAATGAAATGAGAGCCCTGTGCAAACTAAGGTGTCTGCTGTGAAAGAACATTGATGTGCCATAGTTTTGCAATACCTCGAAATCCGGACTATtgcacagatggagcagagaggaagatctgtCTTTTCTGCTGTGATCTCACCCATTTGGTAGGTAGAATAACACTACATGCGACATGGGGACAGTgtctctgcactgctctgctctcacctgCTCCGCTCGCAGGGGAATGGGGCGGtgggttgctctcatgtcagcGCAGACAAACTTACTTTCCCTTaaaccctttttcctctgtgcacTATTCCACTATTCGCACCCTCATTTACATTTCCATATACCCTcaattacacttccacataccattaacaattacacttcttataccatcaaaacagtttgtcagacaatacagttcttcagttcccaTAAACACCCTTAGTACCATATAACTTTCCCATAACAGTCCCTATCGTTCAGCTCTAAACATATGTGTGGACAGACAATACAGAGTCTTTCACTTCATCTGTCTCTGACCATTTCCCTTGCAGGAGGTAGGAACGGTGGATCGGGACTCCACACTCAACCCATAACTATGCTGTGTCTCACTCGCACCACAGTC contains:
- the LOC140265251 gene encoding olfactory receptor 14C36-like yields the protein MPNSSSINEFLLLPLADMRQLQLLHFWLLLGIYLAALLGNSLISTAVACDRCLHTPMYFFLLNLALLDLGCISTTLPKAMANALWDTRAISYAGCATQFFFFLFFLSAEYFLLTIMSYDRYVAICKPLHYGTLMDSSTCVTMAAAAWGTGFLYSLMHTASTFSLPLCRGNVVNQFFCEIPQILKLSCPESNLREVVLVIFSASLASGCFVFIVASYVQIFLAVLRMPSEHGRHKAFSTCLPHLAVVSMFLSTVFYAYLKPFSLSSPSMDLILALLYTVVPPTLNPLIYSMRNREVKDAVRKVMTRCVSKAVNCPCFQIHDM